The window GCCCCCAGCATCTAATCCAGCCATCCAAGTTCTCAGAATTCCTTTTTCATCCGCTGTTGCCTAAACTCGGCGTGCTCGACCTGGTTATTGTAACGTGTTTCAGTTCACTTGTTCGTTTCATTCTGATGGTGGTCGGCATCACACATGACCACCAGAGGGtcaccctccctcacccccccccccccaccccctccttcatCGAGGGTCCCGTCCATGCATCAGTGCGCGCCGCCGCTCAGCCTACACCCTCTTTGCATCTTCCCTCCCCACCtcttctttctccccctcccgaGATTTTCCAGACCCCTGTTGCACTAAGCTGAGCTTAAGAGTCAGCTGAGCTGATCAAAGACCGTAGCGATGTGGTGGCTAACGAGAGACGAGAGTTCCCAACGACACAGGACCTCCCAGAGTTCCCACTGCCACAGACCTACTGTTGCTGGAACTGATGGCAGGAGCCGAGCTGCTTGAACCTTCAGCCATGAGGAGCTGCGTGCTGGGTGTTGGCGGGACGCTGCCTGATCTCCCCAGGAAGCCTTGTTCACCTGCGTGATCTCCTGTGCACGTGGAGCCTTGCAGCCATGTTCAGCTATGAACAGCTCTGTTCCCAACtcttctcctcccactcccCCCACCGCTCCCTCCCACATCTCCATCTACAATTCTCCCTGTCACATCGACCACATTTGCCCTAATTAGCCCCCGTGCCCCCCTCCTCTTATTTCCCACCACTTCTTTTGTCCTTCATGACCTTTtccagtgttgttttttttccttcacatcATATTTGCagtgacctgctgctggaggaagtCAGTAGAAATACGACATTATGGATCAAACTCCGGATTTATGTATTGGTTTAGTTATATTATGGCAGCTTCAAGTATTGATCAGCGCTTATTAATCAGTTGTTTAATGAGTGATGAAGAATGATTCTGGCTTCTCGGTCCGACCAGGCTGGCAGTGAAGAGGCAGCATGATTAAACATTAACTGTCTGAAAGTCCCTGTTGcaccatggggggggggggcactgcaggtcaaaaagaaagcaaagtctctggaattttgttttttgtcccCGTTCTATTCATCTTTTTACCCTTCTGGgagaaaaagagtaaaaaacaGTGTTGAGTGGGGGGCGACTATTTTACGGTTGCATGTATCTGGAGCCGGAAGGAACCTTTAACTTAAGGTTCTAAAAGGTGGGtacttttaacacacacacacacacacacacacacacacacacacacacacacacacacacacacacacacacacacacaaagtctcTTACTGTAGAGTGGGGCCTCTGAGCAGCATCAAGAGCTCCTCTGACCCTGGAGTAGACCCACCTGGGGTCACACTGCAGCAACGTTTCATAGCTTGAGCACAAATGTGGGATTTGAATCAACATTCTGGGTTTTAAAGCTGATTTCACGGGTACCAAATGATCAAATTTATGATTTTCCACAGGTTAATGATAAATGAAAATCTCTCTCGTTTCCATGCTGAGATGTGATCCCGAAAGGATCCGGCAGGATGGAGCAGCGGCCTAAATCCCTATCAGCTGAAGGTTTTGGTTCAAAGCAGCTGGTGTGTTTGAGTCTTTACCAGCATTAAATGTCTCCGAGACGTCAGAGTCGCCTTCTTCATGCAGACGATCTGGAAACGTTAATGTTCGTGTTGCCACTGCAGCCGTCCAGGATCATCACGGAGCAGCCTCGgccgggggggtcgggggggggttAACAGATGAGGGCCACTGCAGAGAGATTTGAAAGGGAATGTGGGACTTAATCCACCTTATACGAGTCTCCGACCGGTgaaagaaagcagaagaaaagaggagcattCCTCTGCGCCCTCAGCGCAGCAGAGCTGCCGGCACCATTCTCCTGCCATCTGGCCTTAACCAAACACAGCGGGGCCGACCCACTCCAGCCCCTCCACCACTCAACCCCGGCCGTCCGGGTCCAGTTTGCAGCAGTGGGACGAGTGGAAGTTTCATTTTTgaggtttcattttaaagaggttATTACTCTGCTACTGTAAAATCCCACAGGCAGCTTTGGTGGACGCCCCTCACCTGGTTGTGCTCCCAGAATGAGTGCTCAGGTGCTTCCTCCTCTCGGCTCTCCTTCCTTCTCATACAACCCACCTTCTCCATGAAACATACAAACTTGCCAGAACTGATAACCTCTTCAGAAGGCTGCTTTGTATGAAGAAGAATGTGTAAAATGGCTCCAGCCCTGTTTGGACTGAGCCCAGGGTCCAGCAGACCTTTCTCACACCCTTTGGCCCTTTTCTGTTGGCCTTCATTCCAGGAATTTGTCGCTGTCTCGTGAAGATCTCCCCGCCTCcggctccttcacctcctccttcaccgTCTCCCCACTGATTTATGTGTCTCTCTGACTCGTTTCCGTTTCATTGACACCAACTTTATGTCCCCACTTGTCTCTCTGAGCGACAGTTATTGAAGCATCATCGAGTCCGTCTTCGTCCCAGCAAGCAGAGGAACCAGCTGTAATGGGACCAAACGGCCTTCAGGAATCAATGATGTTCCTCTCGGGGGTTTATGGGTCACGGCTGGCTGAGGATCGAGAAGGTTTATCATGAAGGCGTATAGACCTCGGGACAGCACctagatgcacacacacgcacacacacacacactcaaatccAAACTTGTGTGAGAACGTGGAGCACGAGGAATTCCTGAGGTTTCATCTTTTTTACGAGGCACAATGAAAATGGCATTGACCTGTTGGTGCTGGGGTCTGTTCATCTGAAAGGTTCTTCAGAAGCAAACGGACTCGTTCCTTATCATGAACGTGACTTTAAGCAGACGCTTTAGCTGAGGGGGAAGCAGAGCCTCCACCAGCTTTACGAGGTTATAAATAATAACCCACAGCTTTAGATCCAAGTCTTTGGTTTAAAATAAAGAGCTCGTCATTCACTGAAGGGTTGTGACCGCGTAAAGACTCCAGACCTTGAGGGTTTACCCTCATCCCAGCCAGGACCCCTCTTCAGGGGTCTCCGCTGCCCTCTCAGCTGTGGTCCCAGGCCCAGACCGGCACAACTGTGATCCCAGTTCGATGGAAGAATAAGGAGGCAGTTCATGCTGGAGCTGAAGTCACTGGTCAGGCATCCGTCCCAACAATGTGGCCTCTGTGCCGTTAACACAAGGTTGGTTTTAGACCAGCGTCCTCCAGCAGCCGAGGACGGACAGATATGGGATCTCGTCTTGTGATGTACTCTTCATCAAATTTGGACTTTtctggacccccccacccacaggtGTGAGTCCTCAGTCCTGCACCGGTGCTACACAGGTGTCCCACAGCGCTGAACAAGGCTTCATCCAGATCAGCCAAACCACTGAGCTCAGTGGAAAAGTTTCCTCCGGAGCAGCCGAGAGGTCGCCTCAGACCTCAGCAGCCTCCAACCAAAATCCCTCTCACGCTTAATCTGAGGGCTCTGTCCTGCTGCGTGTGACCCCAGCCCGCCACCGCTGTCTCcatggtgctgctgcgtccccATGGAAACGCGGACCGAGCCCGGGCCGCAAACATGGGCTGCAGGAACTTCCCCCAGGAACCACTGAGCTTCAGCTCTGGCCTCAGACTCACATTAGACGTTGAGGACTTCATCATGTGCTAAAACTCTGGATTAGAGCTGAAGGTCCAGTGTGAATTTGATTAATTTAGGAATGAATATTAACATCTGTGTCAACAAACAGACTTCACACCTGTGAAAATCCCACATTTAAGGATAAAACTAACCTCCACTTGCTGTCTACACCAACATCTCCTGACAAAGGGGTTTATTTGATCCAGCCGCAACAATCAGGGACCCACCAcagcaccaggaccaggctACAGCAGTAAAACCCCAAAACGTCTCAGGCCACTCGGCAAACATCAGCTGacagcagcacctccagctTCAGTCATTTAATtcaaaaaatgtcatttatgaAAGACAAAAGCTGAAACTTGCCATTGTAGCTAAACGTGGTGCCTGTGATGAGGGAACAGTCAGAGACTGCTGTACCAACCACAGACGTGGCCTGTTCTCTACTGTACACCCCCCAGAGACACAAATACACTGAACACAAAGTAGCCTGTGTGTCAACACCAGCACACAAAGAcagcactgacacacacacacgcacacacacacattcagtgcTGTAGGTGGTTGACAGTTGGCTTCTCAAGCATCCCCGTGAGCTTTATGAAATGAGAAGAAGTTATTCGGATAGTTCTGACATCTTCGCGCTGACAGAGTCCGGTTGTCTTGTTGCCGTGTGACTTTCATGTGTGCGCGGGTGTGTAGTTGTGCTACGCACGTGCGCTGCAGCTACAGCAGACTGCTGTGTTTGAATAGACATGCAGGAATTTTTCACTAAATATCCGAGTCAAACAGGAGGAACCATGTTCCACATGTGGGTCAGCAGCGACTGTCTCTGCTGGCACGCGTGAACGCCGCTCGTGCACGATCAACGTTGAAACTCCCATCAGGTTATTACACTGGTTATAATGTCGGTGCGACATTTAACTGACTCTCCCACTGGTCTGAATTCCCAGATTATAACAGCTCcgcagagcaggaacaggctgATCCCTCAAATCAACGTTCAAATCCAAGCTGGTATTTTAAACGTGAGCTTTCCcaaaaacaaattatttttttaacagataactcactgttgtgtttttggaACAAATGCACTTATTAGTGTCAGCACTAATTAATAGTAATTTTGGTGAGttatataaaatgaaaaagtgCTGATAAAAGGCCAGAATGAGCTGGGAAAATGCTGAATGTCAAACTctgtttttacatttacattgcATTATGATTCCAAATGGACCCGGCTTTGTATTTTAAACtaaatatttgtatttgatGTATTGAAATTTATGTGCGTGGGGAAGAAAATGCTCAAATGGCGCCACCTACCGTCAGAATGGCAGTACTGCACAATCACTCCCGATATTTCAAAACGTCCTTTTAATTTCTATCATTTCAGCGTTGACACAGGTTTTTCTGAAAAGCTGCTGACAGCAGATGATTCAGGAAGCAATGCTTTGTGCATGCTCTGACCTTTACTGCAGGACTTCACAAATATAATTCCAAAATATATAAATCCGCATTTCCCACCTATTTAAGATCATTGAGGCTCACAAGTTTCAGTCATGTCAACAGCAGTCCTTTGGTATCGCCCACTTAAGTCTGACTTAAATACACTACTAAAATCAGATTTTAAAGCTTACTATAAACTTAAGACTCATTTTTCATTCAACCACCCACAGAgaaacagtggaaaaacacagcACGCCCAGTCGTGAGGGCCGTCACATCAGAGCTCCTCTTTGCCGTCCTGAGAGCCTGAAactgttccacttcctgctttgcTACTCTTGGTGGCAACTTTAACTGTCTTTTTAGCAGCTGACTTTGAGTcttttttgtctgtcttcttggTTTTTGTCTTGGCCTTTGCTGAAGCTTGGCCCTTGGATTTTGCTTTGGGAGCAGCTTTGGCTGTTGATTTCTCTcctgctttgacctttgacgACTTGTCTTCctggacagctgctgctgctgcatctggtTGCTTTTCCTCtggtttttcttcttgtttctcCTCTGTTCTCGCTTGTCCAGCGGACTCTGATGTTGCAGAGTGAGTCTCTGAGGTCTCAGCcacttcatttttaatgaacTCCTGATTGACAGGAGCAGAAAACATCTTCAGCATCTCCTGAGCTTGGATCCTCTCCTGCAGAATAAAAGAGGATGCAGATTCTCATCAGCTCGTTCTTGGACGGGTAGAAGCAGAGACGTCCAGAATAGGAGAGCAGCTTGACGTAACCAAAGCATGAAGGCAGCGCTGGAGCTCCCAGCCGTGGGAGTAGTGCTGATCATTCCTACCTTTTCCTCGTGTGCAGGATCCAGAGTGAACCAGAGCGCCACGGCGCACCTCTGACCTTTGGTCACAGCTCTGACGCCGTGGGGGTTTTCCTTCCCTGCTCCAAACCCAACCATGCGGCCACACTGAGGACGGATCTCGGCCTACAGGCGTGTAAACAAAGTGACCCCCCCCACGTTTAGCACTGGGTTCACTTCACGCTCACGCTTGGATTAAATGAGGCGAAACTTTACCGTCACTGTTTTTGCATCCAGCTTGGTGAAGATGAAGTCGCCTCCTTCAAAGTCATCGTTTAGATAAAGGATGGCACTGCAgggacacgggggggggggggggggggacgtgagGATGGAACATGGCTGTATGAAGATGTACGGACTCTTCAGCCCGTGCTCACCTGTAGTCCCTGTGCGTGTACGCCGGAGGCTCTTTTATACACTCGTTCATCTCCGACACCAACAGACAGTTGTCTGCATGGACGGGGTGACTCAGGTCTGTACgagcttcctgtttctctgaACCGAGGACAGCAGACATCGACCATTCATGAAAAACACCGTGGAAAGGTGGGAATTGGGTTTGAAAAGGAAGGACAGCAAGAGGGTGTCGGGTTGCCGTGtccatgcacgtgcacgtgtgtgtgtgtgtgtgtgtgtgtgtgtgtgtgtgttcaggcagcGGACGGAGCTACGAGTGCTGTGTGACGTCTTGGCTCGTACCGTCGATGGCGGAGCGACACACCAGGTGGGAGTAGGAGAAGTAGAGCGGAGTCTTCAGCTGGAAGTACAACTCCAGGATCCTTCTCGCCTTCTCGCTGACGTCGAAAAACGCACGAGCGCTTTTCAACGGAACTTTTCCCTCTTGCCCGAGCTGCAAAAGGTCAAAAGGGCATGACAAGAGTGGAGCTGTACGAAAAGCCGTGGAGTGAAGATGTCAGGCGCAGACCTTCAAGGCCTTGAGGACCGTCACTCCCTGGAACATCTCaccaggagagtgaggagagggcGTCCCTCTGTAGCCGTCCCCTTTCAGAGCAGCTGCCTGAACATAGCGAGAACATCGTCATAGAAGAGCAGCTGAGCCGATACAGCAGAAGAACCCAAGTGAAGCTCCGATTGCTGTATTATTACTCACGTTGGAGAGGCGCTGAAGCTCCCTGCACTCGTCCTCAGAGATCACCTTGTCCAGCAGCACGCGCTGGGAGCCGTTCAGCTGCTTGTCCGTCATGCTCACCCTGATATCGTCCTCCTGCACCTGAGGGACACCTgcaggaccagcaccaggacccCTCCATGAAAGGATCCTCTGTGGTCCGTTTGCTCAGAGATCAgcgggggttgaacgtacctggcTGCGGCGCCACCATCTTGGCCACGTCTGAGGaatccttcttcttttcttccaccAGAGTTTCAATCTCCTTCATCAGGTTTCCGATTTCCTCCGTGATCCTTGCTGCCGTCTCTCTGTCGGCTCTGAGACGCACAGAGAAAACGAACCGTTTCACCCTCACGTCTGcgttcatgcacacacacacacacacacacacacacgtgagctGCTGTCTCGTCTTACTTCTGCTTGTCTCTCAGTTTCTTTGGCATGATTTCCTCTGGTGTCCACTTGTCCTGAAcacaaggtcagaggtcaaacaaCCAGCGTGAAAACACTCCAGCATGACGACGCTCCATAAAGTAAGAAGAATAGCAGCGATTTATCAACACACCGGATCCACAAACGTAATCCCAAAAGCTTCATATCCAAAGTAGAGCAGCTCTTTTTCCAGCATCGACTGCTGGATGTAGCGTTTCACCACCTGAAAGATCAGTTCAGTCTTGATTTCATCTAAAAGCATCGAACATCTCGCTCAACCCATCGACCACATCCCAACACCGCCCCCTTGTGGTGCAGATGAGGTTCGACCCGAGTTGAAATGACCCCACTTTACCTGTCGAGGCGATATGGTTTGAGCCTTGTCTTCCCCCAGCATCACAGAATAATAAGCCAGGTTGTCCTTCATCACTTCGTCATCAGGATAGAAGAGCAGGAAGGTCTTCGCACACTCGATGGCCTGTTCCAGGTTCTCACCTGGTCCCAGAAATACAGAAGGCGTGTGattttctccagcagggggtccaAACACTGAAGTTGCATCAGTCTTACTGTTGTAATAGGAGAACTGCAGGTAGTTAAAGTGAGAGGGGAGGAAGTCGTCGAAGGGCTGGTCGGTGTTGGTGGCCAGCTCCAGCGCACAGCGCTGCTTACAGCTCAGCACCTGCATGTAGTGATCTGACACACAGAGGATCCCGAGTGATCACCACCAACAGGTTCACCTTGTTCACGTCTGCACACCCCCCCCAGAGACGCCCTGTCTTACCGGTGATGGTCTGGAACAGGTCGGCGCTGTACTCCATGTAGTTGTAGCCGTCGTAGTTGTAGGCGCCCTCGCAGAGCACTCGGCACTCCTGGTTGGAGGTGAAGAACTCCCTCACGGCCACCTCGAAGTGTTCGGCCGCCTGCTCGAAGGAGTCGTTGCTGTAGAACCTCTTCCCGAGCAGGAACTCGGCCTGTGGACAAGAGCGGGCAGGCGTCAGCAGAGGGGCGGAGGTGAGGTTGGAGGACAGTCGCGGCGCTTCTGTCGCTGCAGGTTCTAGACTAGAAAATCAACTTAAACTCTCATTTAGGTTTTTATGTGATGATTCAGCTGCAACCCTGAGATGGGTCCACGTAGGTTCCTCCGTGTTCCACCTAAACCACAGCGTATCCTAATCACCATGTGCTCTCTGGCCTCCAAATCCTTGAAGTGCCCTTCCTCAACTCCTGCCATCATCTTGTAGTAGTCCAGGTTCTGCCTCATCTCCACGTGATCCGGGTTGGCCTGGAAGAAGGTGTGGGCGGCGGCCACCGCTTTGTCCAGCTTGTTGATCTACAAACCATTTAAAATACAGAGAGATGATCAGCTGTAGCTGCGTTCACCAGCGCTGGGGGAGAAAAGTCCTGATTAAGTCTGGAAGGAAGGAGGACGCCAGTCTCAAGGTGGCTCAGCAGAGGGGAAtgaacctgcagctcctggctcATTCGTGCTGCTGTGATCTCTTTAGATCACCACGGAGCTACACGGAGCTTTTTCTGGGGTGCTGAAGAAGCTCTGGGATGAAATCCCACGTAAATCCAAACATAAAGCAGTAAAGTTTATTGTAAATGTTCATCAGACTCCAAACTGTAGAGCCGTGTTCCTCCCTCACGGTGGCTTTAGAGAGCCCTGGAATTATTCTAAACCTTTTCATAGTGGGACCAAACAACGGCTGCAACGATCCTTTTTCTGGGCAGAATTCTCGCGTGGAGTGAATTCGGGCCTTTAAGAGACGCTGACTCCACCTTGAGACGTGGCATCGCTGTCTGGATTTGGGGGTTGGGGCTTCAGTCCCCGGCATGAGTGACATTACAAATCCAAAGTGCGGGGATCTTTCTGCTTTAGTCCGGTTCGGTCTGAGGGTTCGCGGAACTCTGGACTACCTTACATTTGTGGGGGTTTTGCAGTAATTCTGGCCTCCAGACATTTACCTTAAAATAGGCAACTTGTAAATAATTATAGGGGGTCCTCTTGCGAAATTCGAGCTCCACATCCTCGGTAACTTCATGCAGAGTCGGCGAACCCAGTTTTTCAGATTCGCAGGTTTTTACACAGTCGGCCCGTCTGAGGATTTTCTGGAAGAAGCCCAGATCCGCGAGAGATCCGCTCCCAGGGACCGGGTCTCCGGTTCCGGCCAGCTGATCGCCGAACGCGGTCTGGTTGGCGCAGCCCAGGCGGCACTGAGTCTTCACCTTCCGGACCGTGGCTTTATTCCGGAGCGCTTTCTCCATGTTGAGGATGACCGACAACCAGTCCCCTTTATAATAAGCCTCCACGGCcgagtcaaacaggaagtcatagGGTTCCAACACAAAGTGGGAACTCAGGTCGGAGAAGCACGGAgggaaaatgaagcagaagcaaaATATAAGCGGGTTACGGAGCTCCATGATGATGGAATATGCGGCTCTGCACAAGAGTCTCCACCAGCGAGGAAGGCTGAAAGTTTTTCCCTTCTGGGGGTGGAGTTTGGAGAGTAAAGCCTCCAGGAACCACCGCAAAGGGCCCTGGTGCCCGCCCACCCTTTAGAAATAAATGATGTGATTCTCTTATGAATATTATTAAATACAAACATTATAAACAGCTCTCCCTAAACCTGCGGTGCTGCTCTGATGGACTCAGCCATGCTGTGATCCTTTGCTGCTCTGCACTGATGTCAAGCTGCTCCCACAGGTCTAAACTAAACTAGTTTAAACTAAACTAGTGTGCTGCACACCAGTTaggtcagggtcaaaggtcttCTCACTCACACTGATGCTTCCAAGCAGGTTCCATTTTTAGTCCTGTTTGCATCTCCAGCTTCTTGGCGACTCCCAGTTGTGAAGCCTAACTAACCTAACTAACCCAACACCTTGGATTACAAAATTCAACTCACTTCAATTCAAGACAAGTCTCTACCTCCTGGATTACTGACCACATTCATCATGTCTACCACCTGAACTATATAtaaacatatacacacatatctGCTATTTATTCCTTACTTTCagaattatttttaataatttaaacgAGGTGCTTATATAGGTGAAGAAACTTACAACGACACTACCCTAATTACTATCCATAATTAGTGTAATAATGTATTGTAACTAATGTATGttatgacacccccccccccccccgcgcgcgCTGTGCCGCACTGAAGGGGTTAATGGGCGCCTGTAAACAAATCCAATTGAAAAGGGAAACGTTTTCTAATCTATTATGATTGTTGATTTTTCTTGTATGAGGGGTAATagtaatatttttttaaagtataatAAAGCATTTAACGAAGCTTTTAATGCGAGTACAAATTATTTATACAGGCATAAGAAGGACTCCTATTACTACCGGGTGGACATGTAGGACCCCGGTAGAAGCTCTTTAGTTGAGTTTTATCGCGTTACAAAAGTCGCAGGTGGCGACAGAGACGTTAGTTCTAAAAGTTGCTCATTctagaaaaataaacacaccaaGATGGACAGAACAGTCTCTCTACCCAATCAGCCCGATAAAACTACAACAGGTAATAGCACGTCACTCTTTTACACTCGTCTTGGGCATTTATGTAGGGATTTGTGTTCGTTTTTATACAGTCTGACTGAGTCATTTGTTGCAGGTTTCAGATCATTTGGTCTGAAATTTCACGATGTCAGTAATTTCAGGTTAAATCGATGGTTACGTCGTTGAACACTCAAAAGATATCGTGCTAAATTCGGCATATCTCAGTTATTGTATAAGCTGTTGTGAGTGCCTGGATCATTTCATTGACTTGTCCTATATGAATTGTTTGTTTACAGCAGTAATTATTGATGACAACAGTCAAATATAAGTAATCTTCCTAGCAGCCCTGACATTTTTACAACCTGCATAAGAACATATGCAACGTTTGATGAAACGTGACATAAGCGGTGACATAACTGTGTGGTTCGTAGTGACGCTGGTTGAGAGCAGCAGCGCCCCCGGGGGGCTGGAACTGGTCAGTGCCTACCAGACCAACCGGGCGGGCGACCCTCTGGACCTGGTAGCCCTGGCATCACAAGTGCAGAAGGTGTGGCCCCCGATACACGCTTGGGCTGTCACTGAGCCGGGCGGCTTAAAATAAggagcttttcttcttttagggAGATGATTTCATCAAAGCCAATGCGTGCAATAAGCTGACAGTCATTGCTGACCAGATCAGATATTTACAAGAACAGGCCAGAAAGGTAAGAGCTAACCTGTCATTCTTGCATACAAAGGAGGTCTGTTCTGTCACCACCTCAGTTTGAGACCTTTTCTAAATGTCCTGCCAGTTTCTTTGTGGTTGCCGTAGCGATTAATAAGCTGATAAACGGAGCTCCTGGAACAGTCATGTTTATTTGTATTCTAAGATGACatctaataaataaatgtcatctTGTTTTGCAGGTTTTACAAGATGCTAAAAGAGATGCTGATCTCCACCACGCTGCCTGTAATATAGTGAAAAAGGCAGGCAACATTTACTACCTGTACCAGAGGCCATCGGGGCAGAAATACTTCTCCATTATCTCACCGAAGGTCAGTGTTGGTAGCAAAAGCTTGTGTGCATTTGGTGTCCAAAGGTCATTTAAGCTGGCTGAGAGTGTGATGGTCCTAGAAAGAAGCAGTTTAGGTTGGAACTGACCGGTTTTTACTGATAGTGGCAGCTAAAGGGACGGATTTTAAGACTTCTGCTTGATAGACGTGTTGAACTTGGAAATGATCtcaaataatgtttttatttcagttctGTGGATCATTTCTTTGTATTTTAATATCTTTATTTCCTGTCCTTTTTTAAGGAATGGGGTCCAAGCTGCCCTCACCCTTTTATTAATGCTTTTAAACTTCAACACGACATGTCCTGGACTCCTttggagcaggtggagaaaCGGGACGCCGAGCTGGCCATCATGGACAAACTGGTCAGTCAGCAGGCCTCCTTGCCTCCTGTTACCGGACCCAACTTTAACGGCCTCTCTGATTAGAGAGGTTGAGTTAAGGACTCATTTATTTATGTCCATCTGGATGAATATAAAGTGGAGCTGAAGCATAAATGGATTATTTCAGTCACCAATACCTGCTCATctgtcatgtttttcttcattgCTGCTAGAAGTCACATTTGGTGCCTTTTTAATCCGTTTGCTTCAGAGTCTTCTGTGAAACCTCCTACTTTAGGGATTTGAATATTAAACTCTCAATTGTGGCGGGAAAAAAAACCGGGAAAtatctttattacatttatggGCTGTGATTTTCCTTGTCTttgtaaatgtttgattttgaaaaaGCTTTGATGAAGgcacttttaattttaaagaagAACACTTTATTTTAACCAACTGGCGTCAGTCTTAATGCGATGTCAGTACCGGTGCTGTCGTGGAGGttctgaaaaaataaaactcaaacTGAGAAAGTGGCCGTGAGATCGCTCCGTCAGCTGAAAGCGTCTCCCTGCGAGGACGTGACCGTCAGCAGGTAAGAATTAACGTGGGGCAGAAGGCGCCAATCATCTGTGGCGATGCTGAAGAGCACGGCATCTTCCTCAGACCTGACCTTCAGCAGCACGTGAGCCTGTggtggcaggaagaggagcaccTTGAGCTCCTCTCCAGGACACGGATCGGACacgaggaaggggaggaagtgtTTGTTGGCCAGGGCGAGCAgagctgcctcctgcagctggCAGCAGAACAGGCTCGTGGCACAGTCTGAGGGGTTCTGCTGGGAGCTGACGTCCTCCCACAGGCTGTCAAACAAGCTCAGCTTCCTGCCTCGTCCCCAGGATGATGGTGCAGGCAGGGGCCGGAAAATCCGGTGGAAAGCCACGGGGACATCTGGGAGGAGAGTGAACCAAGAGAGCCCATCCTGGGTAGTGAAGATGGCGCTGACACGCAGGGTGGTGGGTTGGGGCTGTCTgggcttcagcttcagcttcacctCAGGCAA is drawn from Takifugu rubripes chromosome 19, fTakRub1.2, whole genome shotgun sequence and contains these coding sequences:
- the c19h1orf50 gene encoding uncharacterized protein C1orf50 homolog; protein product: MDRTVSLPNQPDKTTTVTLVESSSAPGGLELVSAYQTNRAGDPLDLVALASQVQKGDDFIKANACNKLTVIADQIRYLQEQARKVLQDAKRDADLHHAACNIVKKAGNIYYLYQRPSGQKYFSIISPKEWGPSCPHPFINAFKLQHDMSWTPLEQVEKRDAELAIMDKLVSQQASLPPVTGPNFNGLSD
- the p3h1 gene encoding prolyl 3-hydroxylase 1 produces the protein MELRNPLIFCFCFIFPPCFSDLSSHFVLEPYDFLFDSAVEAYYKGDWLSVILNMEKALRNKATVRKVKTQCRLGCANQTAFGDQLAGTGDPVPGSGSLADLGFFQKILRRADCVKTCESEKLGSPTLHEVTEDVELEFRKRTPYNYLQVAYFKINKLDKAVAAAHTFFQANPDHVEMRQNLDYYKMMAGVEEGHFKDLEAREHMAEFLLGKRFYSNDSFEQAAEHFEVAVREFFTSNQECRVLCEGAYNYDGYNYMEYSADLFQTITDHYMQVLSCKQRCALELATNTDQPFDDFLPSHFNYLQFSYYNSENLEQAIECAKTFLLFYPDDEVMKDNLAYYSVMLGEDKAQTISPRQVVKRYIQQSMLEKELLYFGYEAFGITFVDPDKWTPEEIMPKKLRDKQKADRETAARITEEIGNLMKEIETLVEEKKKDSSDVAKMVAPQPGVPQVQEDDIRVSMTDKQLNGSQRVLLDKVISEDECRELQRLSNAAALKGDGYRGTPSPHSPGEMFQGVTVLKALKLGQEGKVPLKSARAFFDVSEKARRILELYFQLKTPLYFSYSHLVCRSAIDEKQEARTDLSHPVHADNCLLVSEMNECIKEPPAYTHRDYSAILYLNDDFEGGDFIFTKLDAKTVTAEIRPQCGRMVGFGAGKENPHGVRAVTKGQRCAVALWFTLDPAHEEKERIQAQEMLKMFSAPVNQEFIKNEVAETSETHSATSESAGQARTEEKQEEKPEEKQPDAAAAAVQEDKSSKVKAGEKSTAKAAPKAKSKGQASAKAKTKTKKTDKKDSKSAAKKTVKVATKSSKAGSGTVSGSQDGKEEL